One region of Stigmatella erecta genomic DNA includes:
- a CDS encoding neutral/alkaline non-lysosomal ceramidase N-terminal domain-containing protein, which translates to MATRRQLLRSFLPFIVLTVGAAYALASWNWCGRWEERAPVLLDQFHGEGPLRAGAAKVPLHPPFPVVVAGYPPPRPEAAQANPPVHARALVVQAGEARVGLVSLELMSVTEPLVRQIRERAADLGLGAVLVFATHTHSSFGGYDMRLIAQLVGTGRYREAAVNAVVSAASDALHKAAGSLEAVTLELGDAREPDFVYSRSSGEPPDGALTRVVLRGAVGPVAELLIFAAHPTMVSRQRAYVDPDYPGRLSELREAQGGVTLFLQGAGGNASVAFKAGKGEERAAAFAQALSGLVDRASPVAVPGTVRLALARAEVALPRPDASRLAPRLTRAAGDNFLCQSAAHVAEVSALALGPLQLLTLPGEPTVGAGQVLRQRTGASGVLGLSADYLGYVEVPSLVAQPAGESRRQYYGPTLLDRLGAAAQVAAESAGFTRGP; encoded by the coding sequence ATGGCGACGCGACGCCAGCTTTTACGCTCCTTTCTTCCCTTCATTGTTTTGACCGTGGGCGCGGCCTACGCCCTGGCGTCCTGGAACTGGTGCGGGCGTTGGGAGGAGCGGGCCCCGGTGCTGCTGGACCAGTTTCACGGTGAGGGCCCCCTGCGGGCCGGGGCCGCGAAGGTGCCCCTCCATCCGCCCTTTCCCGTGGTGGTGGCGGGCTATCCACCGCCCCGCCCGGAGGCGGCACAGGCCAACCCGCCGGTCCACGCCCGTGCGCTCGTGGTGCAGGCGGGCGAGGCCCGGGTGGGGCTCGTCTCGCTGGAGCTGATGTCGGTGACGGAGCCACTGGTGCGGCAGATTCGCGAGCGCGCCGCGGACCTGGGCCTGGGCGCCGTGCTGGTGTTCGCCACCCACACCCACTCCTCCTTCGGCGGGTATGACATGCGCCTGATAGCCCAGCTCGTGGGCACCGGGCGCTACCGGGAGGCCGCCGTGAACGCGGTGGTCTCCGCCGCCAGCGATGCGCTTCACAAGGCCGCCGGCTCCCTGGAAGCGGTGACGCTGGAGCTGGGGGACGCGCGCGAGCCGGACTTCGTCTACTCGCGCTCGTCGGGCGAGCCTCCGGATGGGGCGTTGACCCGCGTGGTGCTCCGGGGCGCGGTGGGGCCCGTCGCCGAGCTGCTCATCTTCGCCGCGCACCCCACGATGGTGAGCCGGCAGCGCGCCTACGTGGACCCGGACTACCCCGGCCGGTTGAGCGAGCTGCGGGAGGCGCAAGGCGGGGTGACGCTCTTCCTGCAGGGCGCCGGGGGCAATGCCTCGGTGGCGTTCAAGGCGGGCAAGGGCGAGGAGCGGGCCGCGGCCTTCGCCCAGGCCCTGTCCGGGTTGGTGGACCGGGCCTCGCCCGTGGCCGTGCCTGGCACGGTGCGGCTGGCGCTGGCGCGCGCGGAGGTGGCCCTGCCGCGGCCGGATGCCTCGCGGCTGGCGCCCCGGCTGACCCGGGCCGCCGGGGATAACTTCCTGTGCCAGTCGGCCGCGCACGTGGCCGAGGTGAGCGCGCTCGCGCTGGGGCCCCTGCAGCTGCTCACCCTTCCCGGAGAGCCCACGGTGGGCGCGGGCCAGGTGCTGCGCCAGCGCACGGGGGCCTCCGGCGTGCTGGGGCTGTCGGCGGATTACCTGGGCTACGTGGAGGTTCCGTCGCTGGTGGCGCAGCCCGCGGGGGAGTCCCGGCGCCAGTACTATGGCCCCACGCTGCTCGACCGGCTGGGGGCCGCGGCGCAGGTGGCCGCCGAGTCCGCGGGGTTCACCCGCGGGCCCTGA
- the yhbY gene encoding ribosome assembly RNA-binding protein YhbY gives MPLTGKQRRALRAEGHHLEPVVIVGQSGVTEGVLGAITQALNDHELIKVKINEGPGTRQEAATSLAEGTGSELVQLLGRTVLLFKKRPEDSKYENL, from the coding sequence GTGCCGCTCACCGGGAAGCAACGCCGCGCCCTGCGCGCCGAAGGACACCACCTGGAGCCGGTGGTCATCGTGGGTCAATCCGGCGTCACCGAGGGCGTCCTGGGCGCCATCACCCAGGCGCTGAACGACCACGAGCTCATCAAGGTCAAGATCAACGAGGGCCCGGGCACGCGCCAGGAGGCCGCCACGAGCCTGGCGGAGGGCACAGGCTCCGAGCTCGTCCAGCTCCTGGGGCGCACCGTGCTGCTCTTCAAGAAGCGCCCGGAGGACTCGAAGTACGAGAACCTGTGA
- a CDS encoding DnaJ domain-containing protein, with protein sequence MAEGEVRQYFVRNDKGMIWGPLALQTIELLIENGAIQGRLQVSEDGIHFAFPGRFPHLRDAFPREMWGDVVPPATAAPPAPALARAPSAPVLTPAAPPGAPAAPAAAPSARPVAASSTGIPAVGGVPLTPLSVPEAPPAQGTLEQLSPVSLYGRIAAGGLTGLLTLGLADRTLQIHFRKGNPEFVDSSHAEDALGTVLVQARLLSAEQIQQAEAARPRFGGDLLVALFSLGLLQPATAFTQLSQRALSILHKGLSAESGTFTYAAKDLPASQAMPLGNRWAVLSDQIRRIPSVELKRRLQPALNLPIMKSVGMVAAGDLRLTPHEVRVLATIDGVRSLAQLLTDFPQDADHILRLAFLLKGLDAVSFAAPAPRVPPSATAPRPAAPAAPPANPAPAAAAPPSPAAAPAPAAAPRPTGSHPAAPAAPAAAPRPTGSHPAAPAPAAAPRPTGSHPAAPAAPAAAPRPTGSHPAAPAPAAAPRPTGSHPAAPAASAAAPRPTGSHPAAPAPAAAPRPSGAHPAAPAPAAAPRPSGAHPAALASAAAPRPSGAHPAAPAPAGAPAAAPRPTGSPPVAAPAAPAPRPAAPAPAAAPRPAAPSPAAAPAAPGPAVPGKPTAPVLKPAAPTAAAPTAPAAAAPPSASAAPAATPSATDELTQLRQLAPVMKAQNFFERLGLTEQADAGAAKIAYIKLARLYHPDTLPPGAPPELEKLKAEVFGYIGDAYRTLTDDKARQQYLEELKAGDAGKEEVDVVAILQAEERFRKGCIFVKSRKYAEAVAIFDEAIQLNAAEAEFHAWRAYARFCAAPDKKAVQPEIFRELQGAIKQNERCAPAHYFLGVVAKTLGDASGALKHFKRTVELQPDHIDAQREVRMAAQKK encoded by the coding sequence ATGGCGGAGGGAGAAGTCCGGCAGTACTTCGTCCGCAACGACAAGGGCATGATCTGGGGTCCCCTGGCCCTGCAGACGATCGAGTTGCTCATCGAGAACGGCGCCATCCAGGGACGGCTGCAAGTCTCCGAGGATGGGATTCACTTCGCCTTCCCGGGACGCTTTCCGCACCTCCGGGATGCCTTCCCCCGCGAGATGTGGGGGGACGTGGTGCCCCCGGCCACGGCCGCACCGCCCGCCCCGGCACTGGCCCGGGCCCCGAGCGCTCCCGTGCTGACGCCCGCAGCCCCCCCGGGCGCCCCCGCGGCCCCGGCGGCCGCGCCCAGTGCCCGGCCCGTGGCGGCCTCCAGCACGGGGATTCCCGCGGTGGGCGGCGTTCCCCTGACGCCCCTGTCCGTGCCCGAGGCGCCTCCCGCGCAGGGCACGCTGGAGCAGCTGTCCCCCGTCTCCCTCTATGGCCGGATCGCCGCCGGGGGGCTCACGGGACTGCTGACGCTGGGGCTCGCCGACCGCACCCTGCAGATCCACTTCCGCAAGGGCAACCCCGAGTTCGTGGACTCCTCGCACGCCGAGGATGCGCTGGGCACGGTGCTCGTCCAGGCCCGGCTGCTGTCCGCCGAGCAGATCCAACAGGCCGAGGCCGCCCGCCCCCGCTTCGGGGGAGACCTGCTCGTCGCCCTCTTCAGCCTGGGCCTGCTCCAGCCCGCGACCGCCTTCACCCAGCTGTCCCAGCGCGCCCTGTCCATCCTCCACAAGGGCCTGAGCGCGGAGTCGGGCACCTTCACCTATGCGGCCAAGGATCTGCCTGCCTCCCAGGCCATGCCGCTGGGGAACCGCTGGGCGGTGCTGAGCGATCAGATCCGCCGCATCCCCTCGGTGGAGCTCAAGCGGCGGCTGCAGCCGGCCTTGAACCTGCCCATCATGAAGTCCGTGGGGATGGTGGCCGCCGGAGACCTTCGCCTCACGCCGCACGAAGTGCGGGTCCTCGCCACCATCGACGGGGTCCGCTCCCTCGCGCAGCTGCTCACGGACTTTCCGCAGGACGCGGACCACATCCTGCGGCTCGCGTTCCTCCTGAAGGGGCTGGACGCGGTCTCCTTCGCGGCCCCCGCGCCGCGCGTGCCGCCCTCCGCCACGGCGCCCCGGCCTGCCGCCCCGGCGGCCCCGCCCGCGAACCCGGCTCCGGCAGCGGCGGCCCCGCCCTCGCCCGCAGCCGCTCCCGCCCCAGCTGCGGCGCCCCGGCCCACCGGCTCCCACCCGGCCGCTCCTGCGGCTCCGGCCGCGGCGCCCCGGCCCACCGGCTCCCATCCAGCCGCTCCCGCCCCAGCTGCGGCGCCCCGGCCCACCGGTTCCCACCCGGCCGCTCCTGCGGCTCCGGCCGCGGCGCCTCGGCCCACGGGCTCTCACCCGGCCGCTCCCGCTCCGGCCGCGGCGCCCCGGCCCACCGGCTCCCACCCGGCCGCTCCTGCGGCTTCGGCCGCCGCGCCTCGGCCCACGGGCTCTCACCCGGCCGCTCCTGCCCCGGCCGCGGCGCCCCGGCCCTCGGGAGCCCACCCGGCCGCTCCCGCCCCGGCCGCGGCGCCCCGGCCCTCGGGAGCCCACCCGGCCGCTCTCGCCTCGGCTGCGGCGCCCCGGCCCTCGGGAGCCCACCCGGCGGCCCCCGCCCCAGCCGGTGCTCCGGCCGCTGCGCCCCGGCCCACCGGTTCTCCCCCTGTGGCCGCTCCTGCCGCCCCGGCCCCCCGGCCCGCCGCCCCCGCTCCGGCGGCTGCGCCCCGGCCCGCCGCGCCCAGCCCTGCCGCTGCTCCCGCGGCCCCAGGGCCTGCCGTGCCTGGAAAACCCACCGCGCCGGTGCTCAAGCCCGCAGCGCCCACCGCTGCGGCCCCCACCGCCCCGGCCGCCGCGGCACCGCCGAGCGCATCGGCCGCTCCCGCTGCAACGCCCTCGGCCACCGACGAGCTCACCCAGCTCCGGCAGCTGGCCCCGGTCATGAAGGCGCAAAACTTCTTCGAACGGCTGGGCCTCACCGAGCAAGCGGACGCCGGCGCGGCGAAGATCGCCTACATCAAGCTCGCCCGGCTGTACCACCCGGACACGCTGCCGCCCGGGGCCCCGCCGGAGCTGGAGAAGCTCAAGGCCGAGGTGTTCGGTTACATCGGGGACGCCTACCGCACGCTCACGGATGACAAGGCCCGCCAGCAATACCTGGAGGAGCTGAAGGCGGGGGACGCGGGCAAGGAGGAGGTGGACGTGGTGGCCATCCTCCAGGCCGAGGAGCGCTTCCGCAAAGGCTGCATCTTCGTGAAGTCCCGCAAGTACGCCGAGGCGGTGGCCATCTTCGACGAGGCCATCCAGCTCAACGCGGCGGAAGCCGAGTTCCACGCCTGGCGCGCCTATGCCCGCTTCTGCGCCGCCCCGGACAAGAAGGCCGTCCAACCCGAGATATTCCGGGAACTTCAGGGGGCCATCAAACAGAACGAGCGCTGTGCCCCGGCGCACTACTTCCTGGGCGTCGTGGCGAAGACCCTGGGAGACGCCTCCGGGGCCCTGAAGCACTTCAAACGGACCGTGGAGCTTCAGCCAGACCACATCGACGCGCAGCGAGAGGTCCGCATGGCGGCCCAGAAGAAGTAG
- a CDS encoding sulfite exporter TauE/SafE family protein — MEMSVFEIALLCLVALLAGGVDAIAGGGGLLTLPALLATGLPPHVALGTNKGQSMFGSGSALFRFSRAGLVKGHLAVVTFPLGLLGALAGARLVLWLKPEVLKPLVLVLLVAVAAFLAFRKAPPPGDRPEPPLARLRLLGGLAAFFIGAYDGFFGPGTGTFLIVAFSSLLGHGLLRASADAKVVNFASNVASVALFASRGAVMWQVVLPMAVAQFAGGWMGVHLTVKGGDRLVRKVVLAVVVALVLKLVWDLLRR, encoded by the coding sequence ATGGAGATGAGCGTCTTCGAGATTGCCTTGCTGTGCCTCGTGGCCCTGCTCGCCGGGGGCGTGGATGCCATCGCGGGGGGCGGGGGGCTGCTCACGCTGCCCGCCTTGCTGGCCACCGGCCTGCCACCGCACGTGGCGCTGGGGACGAACAAGGGCCAGTCGATGTTCGGCTCGGGCTCGGCGCTCTTCCGCTTCTCCCGGGCGGGGCTGGTGAAGGGGCACCTGGCGGTGGTGACGTTTCCGCTCGGGCTGCTGGGGGCGCTGGCGGGCGCGCGGCTGGTGTTGTGGCTGAAGCCCGAGGTGCTCAAGCCGCTGGTGCTCGTGCTGCTGGTGGCGGTGGCCGCCTTCCTGGCCTTCCGCAAGGCGCCCCCCCCGGGCGACAGGCCCGAGCCGCCCCTGGCCCGGCTGCGGCTCCTGGGCGGCCTCGCCGCCTTCTTCATCGGCGCCTATGACGGGTTCTTCGGCCCGGGCACGGGCACCTTCCTCATCGTGGCCTTCTCCAGCCTGCTGGGGCATGGCCTGCTGCGCGCGTCCGCGGATGCCAAGGTGGTCAACTTCGCCTCCAACGTGGCCTCGGTGGCGCTCTTCGCCTCGCGCGGAGCGGTGATGTGGCAGGTGGTGCTGCCCATGGCCGTGGCCCAGTTCGCCGGAGGGTGGATGGGCGTCCACCTCACGGTGAAGGGCGGGGACCGGCTCGTGCGCAAGGTGGTGCTCGCCGTGGTGGTGGCGCTCGTGCTGAAGCTCGTGTGGGACTTGCTGCGGCGCTAG
- a CDS encoding YfbM family protein, whose protein sequence is MEMLCTLRSATEAQRKALLSAPERLEDFLDDEEDFGDTDGARFLELDIGETWHGLQYLLTGSAWEGQAPLDFLVRGGEDVGHIPSDEGTARIFAPAQVKQLAEALQALSPDTPRTRFDAAAMQQLDIYPGLWDEPPDDVDPLDELLSYFEELRKFVRQVARRGHALLVHIG, encoded by the coding sequence ATGGAGATGCTCTGTACCCTGCGCAGCGCGACGGAAGCCCAGCGGAAGGCCCTGCTGAGCGCCCCGGAGCGCCTGGAGGACTTCCTGGATGACGAGGAGGACTTCGGGGATACGGACGGGGCCCGGTTCCTGGAGCTGGACATTGGCGAGACCTGGCACGGGCTCCAGTACCTGCTGACGGGCTCGGCATGGGAGGGCCAGGCGCCCCTGGACTTCCTGGTGCGGGGCGGCGAGGACGTGGGCCACATCCCGTCCGATGAGGGCACCGCGCGCATCTTCGCGCCCGCCCAGGTGAAGCAGCTCGCGGAGGCCCTGCAGGCGCTGAGCCCGGACACGCCCCGGACCCGCTTCGATGCCGCAGCCATGCAGCAGCTCGACATCTACCCGGGCCTGTGGGACGAGCCACCGGACGACGTGGACCCGCTGGACGAGCTGCTGAGCTACTTCGAGGAGCTGCGCAAGTTCGTGCGGCAGGTGGCCAGGCGCGGCCACGCCCTGCTCGTCCACATCGGCTGA
- a CDS encoding MXAN_6652 family MXYO-CTERM-anchored protein encodes MSFSSLRAVGMWSLFLLSTPVLANSTGITGQSGKQNSTCVTCHVDGTAGATVTISGPAALAAGETGQYRLIIRGGPAVVGGYNVAVSNTAAMLQAGEGSRKAGDELTHSAPKAFVAGEVSFDFSLVAPSTPSTLTLYGAGNSANGDKNSTQDRSVASTFTVTVAGGTGTPDAGTPDAGTPDAGTPDAGTGEEPGDDDDDEGGCSAGGGTAVLSFAVTAAGLLLSRRRRR; translated from the coding sequence ATGAGCTTTTCGTCGTTGCGTGCCGTGGGGATGTGGTCGTTGTTCCTTCTGTCGACCCCCGTGCTCGCCAACAGCACGGGCATCACCGGACAGTCGGGCAAGCAGAACTCCACCTGCGTCACCTGCCACGTGGATGGCACGGCGGGCGCGACGGTGACGATCTCCGGCCCGGCCGCGCTCGCCGCGGGGGAGACCGGCCAGTACAGGCTCATCATCCGGGGCGGCCCCGCGGTGGTCGGTGGCTACAACGTCGCCGTCAGCAACACGGCGGCGATGCTCCAGGCCGGCGAGGGCTCGCGGAAGGCCGGCGACGAGCTCACCCACTCGGCCCCCAAGGCCTTCGTGGCCGGCGAGGTCAGCTTCGACTTCTCGCTGGTGGCCCCCTCGACGCCCTCCACCCTGACCCTCTACGGCGCCGGCAACTCCGCCAACGGCGACAAGAACTCCACGCAGGACCGGTCCGTGGCCTCCACGTTCACGGTGACCGTCGCCGGGGGCACGGGCACGCCGGACGCGGGGACTCCCGACGCGGGCACGCCGGACGCCGGCACCCCGGACGCGGGCACTGGGGAGGAGCCCGGAGACGATGACGATGACGAGGGGGGCTGCTCCGCCGGCGGTGGCACGGCGGTGCTGTCCTTCGCGGTGACCGCCGCGGGCCTGCTGCTGTCGCGCCGCCGCCGCCGCTAA